The Bombus pascuorum chromosome 11, iyBomPasc1.1, whole genome shotgun sequence genome has a window encoding:
- the LOC132912001 gene encoding ATP-dependent DNA helicase Q5-like: MKLVQMSNYEDHVMNVMKNVFGYENFKNNIQRNAIISICEGTKYVFISMPPGFGRSLCYQLPALIQKKVGIIFSPKLSSMKKEIDFLRSKHINVGLLSRSTKEKERYNILKDLTSISPKIVLLYVTTEMNTLTYLKKLVILLQERNLLSYIVFNESHCLSEWGYDFKPGYKDINAFNEKLKFVPKIAVTTTVTDKVTKDICKFLTLEDPKVFKIPIQQINVHLDVWFLDLLSDPFEHLKTFIVGVLGLFNSSAHKIDEGFGIIYCREIVTAKLLQTKLSALGISTLVCHHGLKKSIQHIIESEWVSKKIHVIITTYDYGFIHKKSIRCVVHWTIPENIAKYYRECTQIHSENDYTYCRIYFSMKEHSSVKHVIENRKIINDIEHIRKRLSEYDKFVSYCLLIMCRHVAVNQYFGHIIPSCKTNCDVCKNEEIVKIRVHKFIAYSESLEGIKYNICDINEDVKKQQIIAEKQSDTVSKITKQPDVIPKVKEKLINSSEIKHKSFSKKITVNTDSDVECIKQWDDKFSLNKKKRLLAEKISLKKIHQSVESGIQSNAKNTAKTAKDNSHMIQLSQHAIAQSLLDKYKLDSTVISLKMISCSSQNNIYQSTKPKIININPCNNKHKDEQRCKSSSSKVLKNDDEIKVCKEKNRVSKQNSGGSSTIEDKQLDKNLRKRFAGADTCPEDYKLKRRKLEHENEPTTGTEINRDRGNAFDSCFEWIKDDSNEKPTHEHVTIERVMNTFSLDRHSITIIPRKK; encoded by the exons ATGAAACTTGTGCAAATGAGTAATTATGAAGATCATGTAATGAAtgttatgaaaaatgtttttggttacgaaaattttaaaaacaacaTTCAAAGAAATGCCATTATTTCTATTTGCGAAG GtacgaaatatgtatttatatctatGCCTCCTGGGTTTGGTAGATCTCTTTGCTATCAATTACCAGCACTTATACAAAAAAaagttggaattattttttctccCAAATTATCTTCTATGAAG aaagaaatagattttttaaGAAGCAAACACATTAATGTTGGTTTGCTATCTAGGAGCaccaaagaaaaagaaaggtataatattttaaaagatttgaCATCAATATCTCCaaaaatagtattattatatgtaactACTGAAATGAATACTTTAACCTATCTCAAg AAACTTGTCATTTTATTACAAGAGCGTAACTTATTGtcttatattgtatttaatgaaAGTCATTGTTTAAGTGAATGGGGATATGACTTTAAACCTGGttacaaagatataaatgCATTTAATGAAAAACTGAAATTTGTTCCTAAAATTGCAGTAACTACAACTGTTACTGATAAg GTAACCAAagatatttgcaaatttttaacgTTAGAAGACccaaaagtttttaaaatacctATACAACAAATTAATGTACACCTTGATGTGTGGTTTTTAGATTTACTTTCTGATCCCTTTGAACATCTTAAAACTTTTATTGTAGGAGTACTTGGTCTTTTTAATTCATCTGCTCATAAG ATAGATGAAGGTTTTGGCATTATTTACTGTCGAGAAATAGTTACTGCAAAGTTGTTACAAACCAAATTAAGTGCTCTAGGAATATCTACGCTTGTCTGTCACCATG gattaaaaaaaagtatccAACATATTATTGAAAGTGAATGGGTATCTAAGAAAATTCATGTTATCATTACAACATATGATTATGGATTTATACATAAGAAATCAATCAG gTGTGTAGTTCATTGGACAATACCTGAAAATATTGCCAAGTATTATAGAGAATGTACACAGATACATTCAGAGAATGATTATACATattgtagaatatattttagtatgaaAGAACATTCTTCTGTGAAACACGTTATTGAAAATCGcaaaataattaacgatatagAACATATTCGGAAACGATTAAGTGAATATGACAAATTTGTCTCTTACTGTCTTTTAATAAT GTGTCGACATGTAGCTGTTAATCAATACTTCGGGCACATAATACCGTCTTGCAAAACCAATTGTGACGTttgtaaaaacgaagaaatagtAAAGATTAGGGTACATAAGTTTATTGCATATTCAGAAAGCCTTGAAGGAATAAAATACAACAT CTGCGATATTAATGAGGATGTgaaaaaacaacaaataatAGCCGAAAAGCAATCGGATACAGtttcaaaaattacaaaacaacCAGATGTAATTCCAAAAGttaaggaaaaactaataaatagTTCAGAAATAAAACATAAGTCCTTCAGTAAAAAAATTACTGTGAATACGGATAGTGATGTAGAGTGTATCAAGCAATGGGATGATAAATTTTCGTTAAACAAGAAAAAACGGTTATTAGcagaaaaaatttctcttaaaaaaattcatcagTCAGTAGAGAGCGGCATTCAAAGTAACGCAAAGAATACGGCGAAAACCGCGAAAGATAATTCACATATGATACAGTTAAGTCAACACGCGATAGCGCAGTCTTTGCTGGATAAATACAAGTTAGACAGTACAGTGATATCTTTGAAAATGATATCTTGTAGCtcgcaaaataatatttatcaatctACTAAaccaaaaataattaatatcaatccctgcaataataaacataaagaTGAACAAAGGTGCAAGTCTAGTTCTTCGAAAGTTTTAAAGAACGATGACGAAATAAAGGTgtgtaaagaaaagaatcgtgTTTCAAAACAAAATTCTGGCGGGTCTAGCACTATTGAAGATAAACAGTTAGATAAAAACTTGAGGAAACGTTTCGCCGGCGCAGATACATGTCCTGAAGAttacaaattgaaaagaagaaaattagagCACGAAAATGAACCAACTACCGGGACAGAAATAAATAGAGATAGAGGAAATGCTTTTGATTCGTGTTTTGAATGGATCAAGGATGATTCAAATGAAAAGCCGACGCATGAGCATGTAACGATAGAACGTGTGATGAATACATTTTCATTGGATAGACATTCAATAACGATAATACCGCGAAAGAAGTGA
- the LOC132912002 gene encoding uncharacterized protein LOC132912002 isoform X3 yields the protein MDCSLWYIFSPDPWTRMIMNMAQMPRLVGIIGVLLLMIGIIASGYLATGGVGAYLASTSAGAVMGIGASFIMLLSDYVLRKYFRKKLLIALMLRNVGISFGLLFIPSITNLLLHEAKLKTGLQLITIVLLPTAFGIMTFRFPPPQQISPYSLLLSTEEDTELPIKISFGAHVNSQHPDGQDDIENFEYDQPDEKAHGGGLLNEGNNIYAYEDLDEDVDLFVNPVIHLDKKWQHQFQILKNFRFWAATIGWVGMKVSTLFFWLLLPILSYENTNSSHFWMFLSIMAGFNTLPPNLVSYKVLTFTNQNRRLYFGIASWFCGISLVGLTYVSSYFWMMIFTFLGGVSIGSLSSCQDLALYDVLGSEMVHSTYKVFSTIVGLCILGFYFIHDTNLCLSFAALLQFLGGLYWISSPTLNLIKATRYRSRMMNRESRDET from the exons ATGGATTGTTCTCTGTGGTATATTTTTAGTCCAG ACCCTTGGACAAGAATGATCATGAATATGGCACAGATGCCCCGTTTAGTAGGCATAATAGGAGTACTTCTCCTGATGATTGGAATTATAGCATCTGGATATCTTGCAACTGGCGGGGTTGGCGCTTATTTGGCCAGCACCAGTGCTGGTGCAGTAATGGGTATAGGCGCCAGTTTTATTATGCTATTGAGTGACTATGTTTTGAGGAAGTATTTCAGAAAGAAGCTCCTTATAGCTCTGATGTTAAGAAATGTTGGAATTTCTTTTGGTCTTCTGTTTATCCCGAGTATCACAAATCTGTTGTTACATGAAGCTAAATTGAAAACTGGTTTACAACTGATAACCATAGTTTTATTGCCTACTGCATTTGGAATAATGACTTTTCGGTTTCCTCCTCCACAGCAAATTTCTCCTTATAG TCTACTCTTATCAACTGAAGAAGATACTGAACTTCCTATAAAAATTTCCTTTGGTGCTCATGTGAATTCACAACATCCAGATGGTCAAGATGacatagaaaattttgaatatgaTCAACCTGATGAAAAGGCACATGGAGGAGGGTTACTAAAtgaaggaaataatatttatgctTATGAAGATTTGGATGAAGATGTGGACTTATTTGTAAATCCAGTGATTCATTTGGATAAGAAATGGCAGcatcaatttcaaattctgAAGAACTTCCGATTTTGGGCTGCAACAATTGGCTGGGTTGGAATGAAAGTATCTACTCTTTTTTTCTGGCTTCTGTTACCCATTTTGTCttatgaaaatacaaatagTTCCCATTTTTGGATGTTTCTATCCATCATGGCAGGCTTCAATACCCTCCCACCAAATCTTGTTAGTTACAAAGTATTGACATTTACAAATCAGAATAGAAGACTATACTTTGGCATAGCATCTTGGTTTTGTGGTATCAGTTTAGTag GTTTAACTTATGTAAGTAGTTACTTCTGGATGATGATTTTTACCTTCCTGGGTGGTGTCAGTATTGGCAGTTTATCAAGTTGTCAAGACTTGGCATTGTATGATGTTCTTGGATCTGAAATGGTTCATTCTACTTATAAAGTATTTTCAACTATCGTGGGTTTATGCATTCttggtttttattttatacacg ATACAAATCTCTGTTTGAGTTTCGCGGcgcttttacaatttcttgGTGGACTTTACTGGATCTCGTCGCCTACtctgaatttaattaaagccACTCGTTACAGATCTCGCATGATGAACAGAGAAAGCAGAGACGAGACgtga
- the LOC132912003 gene encoding phospholipase A2 inhibitor: MKKFYAIFFLICTSTADFPNVWQNCKNAQNWHSLETLETAKVECGPSFENRCYCMRTCYENHHQYVVNCTESGFHNAAPLSHLPNDTQVLIFTGNNLGELPWNVFGTLDSLPHLRVIDMSNNKIREIRGKAYHHVQHVERLILDFNELSLDPARSHPRVFSNFVSLLELHLTDAFENGPPRDLAATLHDIFVNSNLTQLIKLHLEQNEISEFRDSNVFCDLPNLLDLYLGDNALTALHFNISCLHKLRFLDLQRNKFTKVVDHDLHAMDTLIKHNQSIAVDFTGNPFVCSCKLNPFIKWMRKTKVFVRNKDNLKCFEGEIHHEIHETKNCTPKLFSSTPRGATVLLFFLCLVLIGLVCALIYVQRTKLQKKIEPILDSVNKRVRYTSIATGDTREDL, translated from the exons atgaagaaattttatgcaatattttttttaatatgcaCATCCACCGCTGACTTTCCCAATGTTTGgcaaaattgcaaaaatgcCCAAAATTGGCATTCGTTGGAAACGTTAGAAACTGCTAAAGTGGAATGTGGACCATCTTTTGAAAATCGTTGCTATTGCATGAGGACATGTTATGAGAATCACCATCAGTATGTCGTTAATTGTACTGAATCAGGATTTCATAACGCGGCGCCGTTATCGCACCTGCCGAACGATACACAA GTGCTTATTTTTACCGGAAACAATCTCGGAGAGCTTCCATGGAACGTATTCGGCACTCTGGATAGTTTACCTCACTTAAGAGTGATAGATATgtctaacaataaaataagagaaattcGAGGGAAGGCATACCATCACGTCCAACACGTCGAACGacttattttagattttaacgaattatcGTTGGACCCTGCAAGAAGTCATCCCAGGGTATTCTCTAATTTTGTGTCCCTCTTGGAACTCCATTTAACTGACGCCTTCGAGAATGGTCCACCAAGAGATCTTGCAGCGACACTACATGATATTTTTGTCAATAG TAATTTAACGCAACTGATAAAGCTCCATttggaacaaaatgaaatatcagaaTTTCGGGACAGTAATGTATTCTGCGATCTCCCGAATCTTTTGGATCTTTATCTCGGCGATAATGCACTTACCGCtttgcattttaatatatccTGTCTCCACAAATTACGTTTCTTGGATCTTCAACGAAATAAGTTCACAAAAGTGGTCGATCATGATCTGCACGCTATGGACACGCTTATCAAGCATAATCAAAGTATAGCTGTAGATTTCACTGGAAATCCATTTGTGTGTTCGTGCAAATTAAATCCCTTTATAAAGTGGATGAGGAAGACAAAAGTGTTCGTTCGTAATAAAGACAATTTGAAATGTTTTGAAG gTGAAATACATCATGAAATACATGAAACAAAGAACTGTACGCCGAAATTGTTCTCATCAACTCCACGCGGTGCAACTGTTCTGctcttttttctctgtttaGTGTTAATAGGACTGGTGTGCGCTTTAATTTATGTACAACGCAcgaaattacaaaagaaaattgagCCTATATTAGATTCGGTAAACAAGAGGGTACGATACACCTCGATAGCAACTGGTGATACTCGAGAAGATTTatga
- the LOC132912002 gene encoding uncharacterized protein LOC132912002 isoform X2, translated as MTVPSILAMYGVVLAYIHETKSTDFDLWNEKIILTPILFIAFWNLADPWTRMIMNMAQMPRLVGIIGVLLLMIGIIASGYLATGGVGAYLASTSAGAVMGIGASFIMLLSDYVLRKYFRKKLLIALMLRNVGISFGLLFIPSITNLLLHEAKLKTGLQLITIVLLPTAFGIMTFRFPPPQQISPYSLLLSTEEDTELPIKISFGAHVNSQHPDGQDDIENFEYDQPDEKAHGGGLLNEGNNIYAYEDLDEDVDLFVNPVIHLDKKWQHQFQILKNFRFWAATIGWVGMKVSTLFFWLLLPILSYENTNSSHFWMFLSIMAGFNTLPPNLVSYKVLTFTNQNRRLYFGIASWFCGISLVGLTYVSSYFWMMIFTFLGGVSIGSLSSCQDLALYDVLGSEMVHSTYKVFSTIVGLCILGFYFIHDTNLCLSFAALLQFLGGLYWISSPTLNLIKATRYRSRMMNRESRDET; from the exons ATGACTGTTCCAAGTATACTAGCAATGTATGGAGTAGTTCTAGCATATATTCATGAAACTAAATCTACTGATTTTGATTTatggaatgaaaaaattattttgacgCCTATACTATTTATTGCCTTCTGGAATCTAGCGG ACCCTTGGACAAGAATGATCATGAATATGGCACAGATGCCCCGTTTAGTAGGCATAATAGGAGTACTTCTCCTGATGATTGGAATTATAGCATCTGGATATCTTGCAACTGGCGGGGTTGGCGCTTATTTGGCCAGCACCAGTGCTGGTGCAGTAATGGGTATAGGCGCCAGTTTTATTATGCTATTGAGTGACTATGTTTTGAGGAAGTATTTCAGAAAGAAGCTCCTTATAGCTCTGATGTTAAGAAATGTTGGAATTTCTTTTGGTCTTCTGTTTATCCCGAGTATCACAAATCTGTTGTTACATGAAGCTAAATTGAAAACTGGTTTACAACTGATAACCATAGTTTTATTGCCTACTGCATTTGGAATAATGACTTTTCGGTTTCCTCCTCCACAGCAAATTTCTCCTTATAG TCTACTCTTATCAACTGAAGAAGATACTGAACTTCCTATAAAAATTTCCTTTGGTGCTCATGTGAATTCACAACATCCAGATGGTCAAGATGacatagaaaattttgaatatgaTCAACCTGATGAAAAGGCACATGGAGGAGGGTTACTAAAtgaaggaaataatatttatgctTATGAAGATTTGGATGAAGATGTGGACTTATTTGTAAATCCAGTGATTCATTTGGATAAGAAATGGCAGcatcaatttcaaattctgAAGAACTTCCGATTTTGGGCTGCAACAATTGGCTGGGTTGGAATGAAAGTATCTACTCTTTTTTTCTGGCTTCTGTTACCCATTTTGTCttatgaaaatacaaatagTTCCCATTTTTGGATGTTTCTATCCATCATGGCAGGCTTCAATACCCTCCCACCAAATCTTGTTAGTTACAAAGTATTGACATTTACAAATCAGAATAGAAGACTATACTTTGGCATAGCATCTTGGTTTTGTGGTATCAGTTTAGTag GTTTAACTTATGTAAGTAGTTACTTCTGGATGATGATTTTTACCTTCCTGGGTGGTGTCAGTATTGGCAGTTTATCAAGTTGTCAAGACTTGGCATTGTATGATGTTCTTGGATCTGAAATGGTTCATTCTACTTATAAAGTATTTTCAACTATCGTGGGTTTATGCATTCttggtttttattttatacacg ATACAAATCTCTGTTTGAGTTTCGCGGcgcttttacaatttcttgGTGGACTTTACTGGATCTCGTCGCCTACtctgaatttaattaaagccACTCGTTACAGATCTCGCATGATGAACAGAGAAAGCAGAGACGAGACgtga
- the LOC132912002 gene encoding uncharacterized protein LOC132912002 isoform X1: protein MSSAKRLRLDEVFASFPELGPTVPDGGYAWIVLCGIFLVQMTVPSILAMYGVVLAYIHETKSTDFDLWNEKIILTPILFIAFWNLADPWTRMIMNMAQMPRLVGIIGVLLLMIGIIASGYLATGGVGAYLASTSAGAVMGIGASFIMLLSDYVLRKYFRKKLLIALMLRNVGISFGLLFIPSITNLLLHEAKLKTGLQLITIVLLPTAFGIMTFRFPPPQQISPYSLLLSTEEDTELPIKISFGAHVNSQHPDGQDDIENFEYDQPDEKAHGGGLLNEGNNIYAYEDLDEDVDLFVNPVIHLDKKWQHQFQILKNFRFWAATIGWVGMKVSTLFFWLLLPILSYENTNSSHFWMFLSIMAGFNTLPPNLVSYKVLTFTNQNRRLYFGIASWFCGISLVGLTYVSSYFWMMIFTFLGGVSIGSLSSCQDLALYDVLGSEMVHSTYKVFSTIVGLCILGFYFIHDTNLCLSFAALLQFLGGLYWISSPTLNLIKATRYRSRMMNRESRDET, encoded by the exons atgtCATCAGCTAAACGTCTTCGTCTCGATGAAGTCTTCGCGTCATTCCCAGAACTGGGTCCCACAGTTCCAGACGGTGGTTACGCATGGATTGTTCTCTGTGGTATATTTTTAGTCCAG ATGACTGTTCCAAGTATACTAGCAATGTATGGAGTAGTTCTAGCATATATTCATGAAACTAAATCTACTGATTTTGATTTatggaatgaaaaaattattttgacgCCTATACTATTTATTGCCTTCTGGAATCTAGCGG ACCCTTGGACAAGAATGATCATGAATATGGCACAGATGCCCCGTTTAGTAGGCATAATAGGAGTACTTCTCCTGATGATTGGAATTATAGCATCTGGATATCTTGCAACTGGCGGGGTTGGCGCTTATTTGGCCAGCACCAGTGCTGGTGCAGTAATGGGTATAGGCGCCAGTTTTATTATGCTATTGAGTGACTATGTTTTGAGGAAGTATTTCAGAAAGAAGCTCCTTATAGCTCTGATGTTAAGAAATGTTGGAATTTCTTTTGGTCTTCTGTTTATCCCGAGTATCACAAATCTGTTGTTACATGAAGCTAAATTGAAAACTGGTTTACAACTGATAACCATAGTTTTATTGCCTACTGCATTTGGAATAATGACTTTTCGGTTTCCTCCTCCACAGCAAATTTCTCCTTATAG TCTACTCTTATCAACTGAAGAAGATACTGAACTTCCTATAAAAATTTCCTTTGGTGCTCATGTGAATTCACAACATCCAGATGGTCAAGATGacatagaaaattttgaatatgaTCAACCTGATGAAAAGGCACATGGAGGAGGGTTACTAAAtgaaggaaataatatttatgctTATGAAGATTTGGATGAAGATGTGGACTTATTTGTAAATCCAGTGATTCATTTGGATAAGAAATGGCAGcatcaatttcaaattctgAAGAACTTCCGATTTTGGGCTGCAACAATTGGCTGGGTTGGAATGAAAGTATCTACTCTTTTTTTCTGGCTTCTGTTACCCATTTTGTCttatgaaaatacaaatagTTCCCATTTTTGGATGTTTCTATCCATCATGGCAGGCTTCAATACCCTCCCACCAAATCTTGTTAGTTACAAAGTATTGACATTTACAAATCAGAATAGAAGACTATACTTTGGCATAGCATCTTGGTTTTGTGGTATCAGTTTAGTag GTTTAACTTATGTAAGTAGTTACTTCTGGATGATGATTTTTACCTTCCTGGGTGGTGTCAGTATTGGCAGTTTATCAAGTTGTCAAGACTTGGCATTGTATGATGTTCTTGGATCTGAAATGGTTCATTCTACTTATAAAGTATTTTCAACTATCGTGGGTTTATGCATTCttggtttttattttatacacg ATACAAATCTCTGTTTGAGTTTCGCGGcgcttttacaatttcttgGTGGACTTTACTGGATCTCGTCGCCTACtctgaatttaattaaagccACTCGTTACAGATCTCGCATGATGAACAGAGAAAGCAGAGACGAGACgtga